One Thermococcus sp. DNA window includes the following coding sequences:
- a CDS encoding DUF835 domain-containing protein — protein sequence MSIPGSAFIPYLNFISRWVLFIAVTYKAYETREKGWLLISAASLIDALDIESYILDPLGIHINPQAYVIAAKIPNFFFGILMIWGAFHLRYGDTDFKHTVYISILAIASYIWLFLLATDVFKSPTQESLFPSLVLGSSLIYFGCVLRKYIVYPKIPESLFPCGLIFLGILNLTYPVTRFIEWFAPIGFFLGGIFRLMAAIGAVKFVFYPVTPVKVNKDNLPSQKGAFLFPFRESAFKKLGKLWKIPGTVVITREDLRTLKSSLNPETLVFWITRAKEGKLEEKPQIYAISPTKMEILTDLIARALTQGYKMVYVEAFEYLMLENGFENTLKFILNLKDRVIAEGGTLVLVVNPDVLNEKQLRIIEREFEKLS from the coding sequence ATGAGCATTCCAGGAAGTGCTTTTATCCCATATCTCAATTTCATTTCAAGATGGGTTCTTTTCATAGCGGTAACTTACAAGGCTTATGAAACCCGAGAAAAAGGCTGGCTTTTAATAAGCGCAGCTTCTTTAATAGACGCTCTAGATATTGAATCCTACATTCTCGACCCACTCGGAATTCACATAAACCCCCAAGCCTATGTTATAGCGGCAAAGATTCCCAACTTCTTCTTTGGTATTCTGATGATATGGGGAGCTTTTCACTTGAGGTATGGAGATACTGACTTTAAGCATACTGTTTACATTTCAATCTTGGCTATAGCCTCTTATATCTGGCTTTTCCTTCTAGCAACTGATGTTTTTAAGAGCCCTACCCAGGAATCACTGTTTCCATCACTAGTTTTGGGAAGTTCGCTTATATATTTTGGATGTGTCCTTAGAAAATACATCGTCTATCCCAAAATACCAGAGTCCCTGTTTCCTTGCGGTTTAATTTTTCTTGGAATACTAAACCTGACGTATCCAGTTACAAGGTTTATAGAGTGGTTTGCCCCAATTGGATTTTTCCTAGGAGGTATATTTAGACTAATGGCGGCAATAGGCGCTGTTAAGTTTGTATTTTACCCAGTAACTCCAGTAAAAGTTAACAAGGATAATCTACCTTCCCAGAAAGGAGCGTTTCTTTTCCCCTTCAGGGAGAGTGCCTTTAAGAAACTTGGCAAATTATGGAAAATCCCCGGAACAGTTGTTATAACAAGAGAAGATCTCAGAACCTTAAAAAGTTCTCTAAATCCAGAAACCCTTGTCTTCTGGATTACCCGTGCCAAAGAGGGCAAACTGGAGGAGAAGCCCCAGATTTACGCGATAAGTCCAACAAAAATGGAAATTCTAACTGACTTAATTGCACGAGCACTGACACAAGGTTACAAAATGGTTTATGTTGAAGCTTTTGAATATCTAATGCTCGAGAATGGTTTTGAGAACACTCTTAAATTCATATTGAACCTCAAAGATAGAGTCATTGCAGAAGGAGGAACACTGGTACTTGTTGTAAATCCCGACGTCCTTAATGAGAAACAATTAAGAATTATAGAGAGAGAATTTGAAAAGCTTAGCTAA
- a CDS encoding ATP-binding cassette domain-containing protein → MIEVRDVTFHYPRSTRPALEGVSLTIGDGEFIGILGPSGSGKSTLALTLNGIIPNSIRGTFLGEVIIRNPKTGKAFKTTETPVPKLSTLVGLVLQNPESQLFNMTVEDEVAFALENLGLPREEIAERVEWALKVTGLKGLEDEFPPNLSGGEKQRLAIASVVAMKPSHLVLDEPTSQLDPRGKREVLDVIKRLNREGTTVIMVEHDSRFLFRNADRLVVLSSGRIVLHGEPRKVAERVEELVEIGVKIPYSLLLSRALGFPPALSPEEFPSPATRRG, encoded by the coding sequence ATGATTGAGGTCAGGGACGTCACCTTCCACTACCCCCGCTCCACCAGACCGGCCCTCGAGGGTGTTAGCCTTACTATTGGAGACGGGGAATTCATTGGAATCCTGGGGCCGAGCGGGAGCGGAAAGTCAACGCTGGCTTTAACCCTCAACGGCATAATTCCAAACTCCATAAGGGGAACGTTTTTAGGAGAAGTAATTATCAGGAACCCGAAAACTGGAAAGGCCTTCAAAACGACCGAAACACCCGTTCCAAAGCTGTCAACACTCGTTGGCCTCGTCCTCCAGAACCCGGAGAGCCAGCTCTTCAACATGACGGTTGAGGATGAGGTGGCCTTTGCCCTCGAAAACCTCGGCCTTCCGAGAGAGGAGATAGCCGAGAGGGTCGAGTGGGCCCTGAAGGTTACCGGTCTTAAGGGACTGGAAGACGAGTTTCCGCCGAACCTGAGCGGAGGGGAAAAGCAGAGGCTCGCGATAGCGTCGGTAGTAGCGATGAAGCCGAGTCATCTGGTTCTTGACGAGCCAACGTCCCAGCTCGACCCGAGGGGCAAGAGAGAGGTTCTCGATGTCATAAAGAGACTCAACCGGGAGGGGACAACGGTTATCATGGTGGAGCACGACTCAAGGTTCCTCTTCAGAAACGCCGACAGGCTCGTGGTGTTGAGCAGTGGAAGAATTGTCCTCCATGGGGAACCAAGAAAGGTCGCAGAGAGGGTAGAGGAACTTGTTGAAATCGGTGTTAAGATTCCGTACTCCCTTCTCCTTTCGAGGGCCCTTGGCTTTCCTCCGGCCCTTTCTCCCGAGGAGTTTCCCTCGCCAGCAACTCGGAGAGGCTGA
- the cyaB gene encoding class IV adenylate cyclase — MIEVEVKGYGNDEVFEKVRKNFKLIRKEYHEDTYYQHPCRDFSKTDEALRIRVRRFNGHFEAFLTYKGPKIDPRSKTREEIEVPIEDPDAHARILESLGFREVLTVEKVREKYYVEKGITLTLDEVEGLGKFVEIEAITDDKSKVPELVEKLREILLELGVTRFERRSYLELLLEKGD; from the coding sequence ATGATTGAGGTTGAAGTTAAGGGATACGGTAACGATGAAGTCTTTGAGAAAGTCAGAAAAAACTTCAAGCTCATAAGGAAGGAGTATCACGAGGACACCTACTACCAGCATCCGTGCAGGGACTTTTCCAAAACCGATGAGGCCCTGAGGATTCGTGTGAGGCGCTTCAACGGCCACTTTGAGGCTTTCCTGACCTACAAAGGGCCAAAAATTGACCCCAGGTCCAAGACCAGAGAAGAGATTGAAGTCCCGATTGAAGACCCAGATGCCCACGCGAGGATTCTGGAGTCCCTTGGATTCAGGGAGGTTCTGACAGTTGAGAAAGTTCGGGAGAAATACTACGTCGAGAAGGGCATAACCCTTACCCTCGATGAGGTCGAGGGCCTTGGAAAGTTCGTCGAGATTGAGGCCATCACGGACGATAAAAGCAAGGTTCCCGAGCTCGTGGAGAAGCTGAGGGAAATCCTGCTTGAGCTTGGAGTTACGCGCTTCGAGAGGCGTTCATACCTTGAGCTACTCCTGGAGAAGGGTGACTGA
- a CDS encoding TrkH family potassium uptake protein, giving the protein MLEFRRSINVSADLFVVRNLIGSILQGVGLAYLFPVLLVWFYPNQAEYVPYFAIPGMACILLGAWLSRHSSKVEDVNLRQAMIAAAFTWLFASFVSVVPFMNIAHMSFVDSYFESMSAWTGTGLTMMSHLSSYPKILLFWRAWMQWLGGIGIVLVALSILIRPGVAAARLYKAEARSERILPNLINTSKVIFEIYLVLTLVGTYLYYINGMNVFDALTHAMTGLGTGGMSTHDQSIGFFHSPAINAVTIFLMIMGAVNFTVHYRIFKSKSLKPFFDDIQVRYMFIFLIPAIAIIAYSLYQVGDSVGQALQGAVFHAVSAISCTGFQITSLSNYPEVAKFILAILMVIGGGAGSTAGGIKLIRVTLMYESLKWTIESAILPRGAVIKRKVGNYVFTEEDIQEVMSFTMTYLAFLLIGTIYTMLRVKTSLANALFEVASAQGNVGLSVGITSPSMPLDLKILYILLMWIGRLEIFSTLVFIISVLLLFPRVGRK; this is encoded by the coding sequence ATGCTAGAATTCAGAAGAAGCATTAACGTCTCGGCAGACCTGTTCGTGGTAAGGAACCTCATAGGTTCGATACTCCAGGGAGTCGGACTCGCCTATCTGTTTCCGGTTCTTTTGGTGTGGTTCTACCCGAATCAAGCGGAATATGTCCCGTATTTTGCCATCCCCGGAATGGCCTGTATTCTCCTTGGGGCATGGCTCAGCAGACACTCCAGTAAGGTTGAGGACGTGAACCTGAGGCAGGCAATGATTGCCGCCGCCTTCACTTGGCTCTTCGCTTCCTTCGTGAGCGTCGTTCCTTTCATGAATATAGCCCACATGAGCTTCGTCGATTCCTATTTCGAGAGCATGAGTGCATGGACGGGAACGGGACTAACAATGATGAGCCACCTCTCCAGTTATCCCAAGATACTCCTCTTCTGGCGTGCCTGGATGCAATGGCTCGGCGGAATCGGAATAGTCCTCGTTGCCCTGTCTATTCTGATAAGGCCGGGTGTTGCCGCGGCGAGGCTCTACAAAGCCGAAGCGAGGAGCGAGAGAATTCTTCCAAACCTCATCAACACGTCAAAGGTGATATTTGAAATCTACCTAGTCCTTACCCTCGTTGGTACTTACCTCTACTACATAAACGGCATGAACGTCTTTGATGCACTGACCCACGCCATGACCGGACTTGGGACGGGTGGTATGAGCACCCACGATCAGAGCATCGGCTTCTTCCACAGTCCTGCAATAAACGCCGTTACGATTTTCCTCATGATTATGGGTGCCGTTAATTTCACTGTTCACTACAGGATCTTTAAGAGCAAGTCCCTGAAACCGTTCTTTGACGACATCCAGGTTCGCTACATGTTCATCTTTCTAATCCCGGCCATAGCCATAATAGCCTACAGCCTCTACCAGGTGGGGGATTCAGTCGGACAGGCCCTCCAGGGAGCGGTGTTCCATGCCGTTTCAGCGATAAGCTGTACGGGTTTCCAGATAACGAGCCTCTCCAACTACCCGGAGGTTGCAAAGTTTATCCTGGCGATTCTTATGGTCATCGGTGGCGGAGCGGGAAGTACCGCGGGAGGAATAAAGCTCATCCGCGTTACTCTGATGTACGAGAGCCTGAAGTGGACGATAGAGAGTGCAATCCTCCCGAGGGGGGCGGTTATAAAGAGAAAGGTCGGCAACTACGTCTTTACCGAGGAAGATATTCAAGAAGTGATGAGCTTCACAATGACGTATCTGGCATTCCTCCTCATAGGAACAATTTACACGATGCTCAGGGTCAAAACAAGCCTTGCTAATGCACTGTTCGAGGTCGCATCTGCTCAGGGCAACGTCGGACTTAGCGTTGGCATAACATCACCTTCGATGCCCCTCGACCTTAAGATTCTCTACATACTCCTCATGTGGATTGGAAGGCTCGAGATATTCTCAACGCTGGTCTTCATCATAAGCGTCCTCCTTCTGTTCCCAAGGGTGGGCAGGAAATGA
- a CDS encoding undecaprenyl-diphosphate phosphatase — MSTPVEALLSGIFFALTSWLPMNPEGRWVSSLVKDYPSFLVPAYLGVTFAVMFHYRERFSTLSLRAMRGIYEAELKYLFFATLFTVLIGFPLLKCSTGITGKESAIVNILIGTLIVLLALNMPKRNPLKELDKKLPEQPSILDALSGGVLQGFALLEGVTRTGIVTLGLLLPGHSGRKALEWGFLISPAYFVLRLIWLGNWESSGPSWIPFLAFLSAFLTTLLLISLLEKLAERWEKPFLIAFGLIAIAYALGVMM; from the coding sequence ATGAGCACTCCCGTTGAAGCACTACTCTCTGGGATTTTCTTCGCGCTGACGTCATGGTTACCCATGAACCCGGAAGGTAGGTGGGTTTCGTCACTCGTGAAGGATTACCCCTCGTTCCTGGTCCCTGCCTACCTTGGGGTAACCTTCGCGGTCATGTTCCATTATAGGGAAAGGTTTTCGACGCTCTCACTCAGAGCCATGAGGGGGATTTACGAGGCGGAGCTCAAATATCTCTTCTTTGCAACCCTGTTTACGGTTCTCATCGGATTTCCCCTTCTGAAGTGCTCCACCGGAATAACTGGAAAGGAGTCGGCAATCGTCAACATACTCATAGGAACGCTTATCGTTCTTCTGGCGTTGAACATGCCGAAGAGGAACCCCCTGAAGGAACTCGATAAAAAACTGCCCGAGCAACCGAGTATCTTAGATGCCCTCTCGGGGGGAGTTCTCCAGGGGTTTGCCCTCCTTGAAGGGGTCACAAGAACGGGCATAGTTACCCTCGGCCTCCTCTTGCCGGGTCACAGTGGCAGGAAGGCCCTTGAATGGGGCTTTTTAATCTCCCCTGCCTACTTCGTCCTTAGGCTCATTTGGCTTGGAAACTGGGAGTCCAGCGGTCCCTCATGGATTCCCTTCTTGGCCTTTCTCTCCGCGTTCCTAACAACTCTACTCCTGATTTCGCTCCTCGAAAAACTCGCTGAAAGGTGGGAAAAGCCGTTTTTGATTGCGTTCGGTTTGATTGCGATTGCCTACGCTCTGGGGGTGATGATGTGA
- a CDS encoding NOG1 family protein codes for MKNPFEKMPTVLTADELIDKAFRRAERAASAYNPPGGKVAKARQREELRVRTVSNVVRDNLRKILDRTPGVSTLPEFYRELVDTLVDRDQFHRSLARVNWAIKTIRNLEQRYVEKIRFERDPKEIAKLRRAFYGRVADILHDIDDDLRYLNQARNVLKELPVVDLELPTVVIAGHPNVGKSTLLRALTNAKPEVASYPFTTKGINVGQFEEHYLRYQVIDTPGLLDRPLSERNEVEKQAILALKHLADVIVYIFDPSEYCGFPIEEQMHLFEEILEEFGEFPFIVAINKVDVAEEEKVKKVEEFVKAKGLEPVKISAITGKGLEELKKRVIAIVEPKAKELAKKIMEKELSKFRE; via the coding sequence ATGAAGAATCCTTTCGAAAAGATGCCAACGGTTCTTACCGCTGATGAGCTCATTGACAAGGCCTTTCGAAGGGCTGAGAGGGCGGCTTCAGCCTACAATCCACCGGGAGGGAAGGTTGCCAAGGCCCGTCAGAGGGAAGAGCTACGCGTTAGAACTGTTTCAAACGTCGTTAGGGATAACCTGAGGAAGATACTCGACAGAACGCCCGGTGTCTCAACGCTCCCGGAGTTCTACAGGGAGCTGGTGGACACTCTCGTTGACAGGGACCAGTTCCACCGCTCTTTGGCCCGGGTGAACTGGGCCATAAAAACCATCAGAAACCTCGAGCAACGCTACGTCGAGAAGATAAGGTTTGAGAGGGACCCAAAGGAGATAGCAAAGCTCAGAAGGGCCTTCTACGGCCGAGTTGCGGATATACTCCATGACATTGACGACGACCTCAGATACCTCAACCAGGCGAGGAACGTCCTCAAAGAGTTGCCGGTCGTTGATTTGGAGCTTCCAACGGTGGTTATAGCGGGCCACCCTAACGTTGGGAAGAGCACGCTACTAAGGGCATTAACCAATGCGAAGCCGGAGGTGGCCAGCTACCCCTTCACAACGAAGGGCATAAACGTCGGCCAGTTCGAGGAGCACTACCTCCGCTACCAGGTCATCGACACGCCGGGTTTACTTGACAGGCCCCTAAGCGAGAGAAACGAGGTCGAAAAGCAGGCAATTCTGGCCCTGAAACACTTGGCCGATGTCATCGTTTACATATTCGACCCGAGCGAGTACTGCGGTTTCCCAATTGAGGAGCAGATGCACCTCTTTGAGGAGATACTCGAAGAATTTGGGGAGTTTCCTTTCATAGTGGCAATCAACAAGGTGGACGTAGCGGAGGAAGAGAAAGTCAAGAAGGTCGAGGAGTTCGTCAAAGCAAAGGGCCTTGAACCAGTTAAAATCTCGGCCATAACAGGAAAAGGCCTCGAAGAGCTGAAAAAGAGGGTTATAGCGATAGTCGAGCCCAAGGCCAAGGAGCTTGCGAAGAAAATCATGGAAAAGGAACTCTCGAAGTTTAGAGAGTAG
- the map gene encoding type II methionyl aminopeptidase, whose product MDEREALIKAGEIAKKIKEEVKDLIKPGARLYDIAEFVEKRIVELGGKPAFPCNLSLNEIAAHYTPYKGDDTVLHEGDYLKLDLGVHVDGYIADTALTFRVGMDEDELMEAAREALENAIATVRAGVMVRDVAKAIEETIRGKGFNPIVNLSGHKVERYRLHAGVSIPNVYRQADTYVLQEGDVFAIEPFATTGAGQVIEVPPALIFMYVRDRPVRMLHARRLLMHIKREYKTLPFAYRWLQGFLPEGQLKMALAQLDKAGAIYSYPILREVRGGMVAQFEHTVIVEKDGAYITT is encoded by the coding sequence GTGGACGAGAGAGAAGCCCTGATCAAGGCAGGCGAGATAGCGAAGAAAATCAAAGAGGAAGTTAAGGACCTCATAAAACCTGGTGCAAGGCTCTACGACATAGCGGAGTTCGTTGAGAAGAGAATCGTTGAACTCGGGGGAAAGCCAGCCTTTCCCTGCAACCTCTCGCTCAACGAGATTGCGGCCCACTACACCCCCTACAAGGGAGACGACACCGTTCTCCATGAGGGGGATTATCTAAAGCTCGACCTCGGCGTCCACGTTGATGGTTACATAGCGGACACCGCCTTAACCTTCCGCGTTGGAATGGACGAAGACGAGCTAATGGAAGCGGCCAGAGAAGCCCTTGAGAACGCGATAGCAACCGTTAGGGCGGGTGTAATGGTGAGGGACGTTGCGAAAGCCATTGAAGAGACAATACGGGGCAAGGGTTTCAACCCAATAGTTAACCTGAGCGGACACAAGGTAGAGCGCTACAGGCTCCACGCTGGGGTTAGCATACCCAACGTTTACAGGCAGGCGGACACATATGTTCTCCAGGAGGGAGACGTTTTTGCAATAGAACCCTTCGCCACAACCGGCGCGGGGCAAGTAATAGAAGTTCCACCTGCTCTAATCTTCATGTATGTCCGCGACAGGCCCGTAAGAATGCTCCATGCCAGGAGGCTTTTGATGCACATAAAGAGGGAGTACAAAACGCTTCCCTTCGCCTACCGCTGGTTGCAGGGATTTTTGCCGGAGGGACAGCTGAAGATGGCCTTGGCCCAGCTTGACAAGGCGGGGGCAATATACAGCTACCCGATACTGCGTGAAGTTAGGGGTGGCATGGTCGCTCAGTTCGAGCACACGGTTATCGTCGAGAAAGACGGTGCATACATAACTACCTGA
- a CDS encoding MBL fold metallo-hydrolase, whose product MKVTVLYENHAGFRKGLLGGHGFSALVEHRGLRVLVDTGTEGNVLLNNMRALGVEPDLIDYLFITHGHYDHTGGMKALLQVRSKPLKVIAHPGIFQRRIALKPRRREIGIPFTREELEELGAEFVLSEKPFEFADGFVSSGEIERITWDRAVGYFPDGRKDPVRDDMALIIDLGDSTAVITGCGHSGVVNIVRHAEKVGGKLVGALIGGLHLIGAHKELLEDIVKNVRASLYAGHCTGLEAFAYLRCRLGEGVEPIHVGKIIEF is encoded by the coding sequence ATGAAGGTCACGGTTCTCTACGAAAACCACGCGGGCTTTAGAAAAGGCCTCCTCGGCGGTCACGGCTTCTCGGCCCTGGTGGAGCACAGGGGCCTAAGGGTTCTAGTTGACACCGGAACCGAAGGGAACGTCCTCCTCAACAACATGAGGGCTCTTGGCGTTGAGCCCGACTTGATAGACTACCTCTTCATCACCCACGGCCACTACGACCACACCGGTGGAATGAAGGCCCTCCTTCAGGTCCGCTCGAAGCCTCTGAAGGTTATTGCCCATCCGGGAATATTCCAGCGCAGGATTGCACTCAAGCCGAGGAGGAGGGAAATAGGGATTCCGTTCACGAGGGAAGAGCTCGAAGAACTTGGTGCCGAGTTCGTTCTCAGCGAGAAGCCCTTTGAGTTCGCTGATGGTTTCGTCAGCTCTGGAGAGATAGAGAGAATAACCTGGGACAGGGCAGTTGGTTATTTCCCGGACGGAAGGAAAGACCCAGTCAGAGACGATATGGCACTCATAATTGACCTCGGCGATTCTACTGCTGTCATAACCGGTTGCGGTCATTCCGGGGTTGTAAACATAGTCAGACACGCGGAGAAGGTTGGCGGAAAGCTAGTCGGGGCACTCATAGGTGGACTCCATCTAATTGGGGCCCATAAAGAGCTCCTTGAAGACATTGTGAAGAACGTCAGGGCCAGTCTCTACGCAGGACACTGCACGGGTCTTGAGGCCTTTGCTTATCTTAGGTGTCGGCTCGGCGAGGGAGTTGAGCCCATTCACGTGGGCAAGATCATCGAGTTCTAG
- the glmU gene encoding bifunctional sugar-1-phosphate nucleotidylyltransferase/acetyltransferase: protein MKGVILAAGKGERLRPLTDDRPKVILKMANRPIIEYVLENLYPFVDEFVVVVRYHKEKLIEALGDEFGGKPISYVEQLPGEGTAKAIESARESVEEEFIVVNGDIYFEEEAIRELVSAFRREKADVAMVVKHFDDLSHFGKVELDGLRVVRVAEKPGKVPGYANLGIYAFRSSVFEFIERTELSERGEYEITDTINLMIDSGLKVVAVPYDGYWNDIGRPWNLLELNEYLLKNKLRHEIRGTVEEGATIVPPVEIGEGTVVRSGAYIIGPVKIGRNSRIGPNCFIRPYTSIGDNCHIGNAVEIKNSIIMDNSNAPHLNYVGDSIIGENTNLGAGTITANLRHDKGNVKVEIKGKLEDSGRHKLGAIIGHDVKVGINVSIYPGRKIGSNSFIGPGVIVDRNVPPNSLVVVRQEKLVMEK from the coding sequence GTGAAGGGAGTTATACTCGCCGCAGGGAAGGGGGAAAGGTTGAGGCCTTTAACCGACGACAGGCCTAAGGTAATCCTCAAGATGGCCAACAGGCCGATTATCGAGTACGTTCTCGAAAACCTGTACCCTTTCGTTGACGAGTTCGTTGTTGTCGTACGCTATCATAAGGAAAAGCTAATCGAAGCCCTTGGAGACGAGTTCGGTGGCAAGCCGATATCCTACGTCGAGCAGTTGCCCGGTGAGGGAACGGCCAAGGCCATAGAGAGCGCCAGGGAGAGCGTTGAGGAGGAGTTCATTGTTGTCAACGGGGACATATACTTTGAGGAAGAAGCCATAAGGGAGCTGGTGTCTGCATTCAGGAGGGAAAAAGCCGACGTTGCCATGGTCGTCAAGCACTTCGACGATTTAAGCCACTTTGGGAAGGTTGAGCTCGACGGCTTGAGGGTGGTTAGAGTTGCTGAGAAGCCCGGGAAGGTTCCCGGTTACGCCAACCTTGGAATCTACGCCTTCCGCTCAAGCGTCTTTGAGTTCATAGAGAGAACCGAGCTCAGCGAACGCGGAGAGTACGAGATAACCGACACGATAAACCTCATGATTGACTCCGGACTTAAGGTCGTTGCGGTTCCCTACGATGGCTACTGGAACGACATCGGAAGGCCCTGGAACCTTTTGGAACTCAACGAGTATCTCCTGAAGAACAAACTGAGGCACGAGATTAGGGGAACTGTCGAGGAGGGGGCAACGATAGTCCCGCCCGTTGAAATCGGAGAGGGAACTGTCGTGAGGAGCGGGGCTTATATAATCGGTCCCGTAAAGATTGGCAGGAACTCCAGAATAGGCCCGAACTGTTTTATAAGGCCCTACACGAGCATAGGGGACAACTGCCACATCGGCAACGCCGTTGAAATCAAGAACTCAATTATAATGGACAACTCAAATGCTCCCCACCTGAACTATGTGGGCGACTCAATAATAGGCGAGAACACAAACCTCGGAGCTGGGACGATAACCGCTAACCTGAGGCACGACAAGGGCAACGTCAAGGTTGAAATCAAGGGCAAGCTTGAGGACAGCGGCAGGCACAAGCTGGGGGCGATAATCGGCCACGACGTAAAGGTTGGTATCAACGTCAGCATCTATCCGGGCAGAAAGATTGGGAGCAACTCTTTTATAGGACCGGGTGTTATCGTTGACCGCAACGTCCCGCCCAACAGCCTTGTGGTGGTGAGGCAGGAGAAGTTGGTGATGGAAAAATGA
- a CDS encoding CBS domain-containing protein, whose amino-acid sequence MVGIQVQEVMTDRFQKIDIDAPLSEAIGIFEKEDPDLILVFDGNLYKGVLTQDLIIRSHLKWDPTKAKVRDVYKPAPVVKPDEDLSKAAKLMIEVDLRSLPVGESKAEIIGVINDIAVLERVAETDFGKKKVEEFMTKDVITLRPDDTVAKALATMRDHAISRIPIVDEEGRLEGLVTLHDLILRFIKPRFRAKAGELAGEKIPPFSMPLRDVMIRGVITVLPDAKVREAVATMRDNDIDGLVVVNENNKVVGILTVKDLLLPISKMTEKEARFYLQLGGDASILSDFTRERIIEDIKRFVDGYEDLLGQEGIIYLHIRRFPEKFRGVHLYQARMRVVTDRGVFVATGETWGAIQAVHDALRAIERQLLQKAELEKDTRYAKRFLEKLGLS is encoded by the coding sequence ATGGTCGGAATTCAGGTGCAGGAGGTAATGACGGACAGGTTCCAGAAGATAGACATAGATGCCCCCCTTTCTGAGGCAATTGGCATCTTCGAAAAGGAAGACCCCGACCTTATTCTCGTCTTCGATGGAAACCTGTACAAAGGTGTTCTCACCCAGGACTTAATCATACGCTCCCACCTCAAGTGGGACCCAACCAAGGCGAAGGTTAGGGACGTTTACAAGCCAGCCCCCGTTGTGAAACCCGATGAGGATCTCAGCAAGGCCGCCAAGCTTATGATTGAGGTTGACCTCCGCTCACTCCCCGTCGGGGAGTCTAAAGCTGAAATCATCGGTGTTATAAACGATATAGCCGTTCTTGAGAGGGTCGCCGAGACGGATTTTGGAAAGAAGAAAGTGGAGGAGTTCATGACCAAGGACGTTATAACCCTCAGGCCTGACGATACAGTCGCCAAAGCCCTGGCAACTATGCGCGACCATGCAATCTCAAGGATTCCCATAGTTGATGAGGAAGGCAGGTTGGAAGGCCTCGTGACGCTCCACGACCTTATTCTGCGCTTCATAAAACCGCGCTTCAGGGCCAAGGCAGGAGAACTCGCCGGAGAAAAGATACCCCCATTTAGCATGCCCCTCAGGGACGTGATGATTAGGGGTGTTATAACAGTTCTCCCAGATGCCAAAGTCAGGGAAGCCGTTGCAACTATGAGAGACAACGACATAGACGGTCTCGTCGTCGTTAACGAGAACAACAAAGTCGTTGGTATCCTAACAGTCAAGGACCTGCTCCTACCGATTTCAAAGATGACCGAAAAAGAGGCGAGGTTCTACCTCCAGCTCGGCGGTGACGCCTCAATACTCAGCGACTTCACCAGGGAGAGAATCATAGAGGACATCAAGCGCTTCGTTGACGGCTACGAGGATCTGCTCGGCCAGGAGGGCATAATATACCTTCACATAAGGCGCTTCCCCGAGAAGTTCAGGGGAGTCCACCTCTATCAGGCCAGAATGAGAGTTGTGACTGACAGGGGCGTCTTCGTTGCGACGGGCGAAACCTGGGGTGCGATACAGGCAGTTCACGACGCCCTGAGGGCAATAGAGAGACAACTCCTCCAGAAAGCAGAACTTGAGAAGGACACGCGCTACGCCAAGCGCTTCCTTGAGAAGCTCGGCCTTAGCTAA
- a CDS encoding 30S ribosomal protein S8e, translating to MAIWQGRSLKKPSGGRIVLARKKRKRELGREPANTKVAEERERRKIIRTYGGNRKVRLVEALYANVFDGGKGKKVKILNVVENPANRQYARRNIITKGAIIETELGKAIVTSRPGQDGVVNAVLLKEENA from the coding sequence ATGGCTATCTGGCAGGGAAGGTCACTTAAGAAACCCTCAGGTGGAAGGATTGTCCTCGCGAGGAAAAAGAGGAAGAGGGAGCTCGGAAGGGAGCCCGCAAACACCAAGGTCGCCGAGGAGAGGGAGAGGAGAAAGATAATCAGGACCTACGGCGGAAACAGAAAGGTTCGCCTTGTCGAGGCCCTCTACGCCAACGTCTTTGATGGGGGAAAGGGCAAGAAGGTCAAGATACTCAACGTCGTTGAGAACCCGGCTAACAGGCAGTACGCGAGGAGAAACATAATCACCAAGGGGGCCATAATAGAGACCGAGCTCGGAAAGGCAATCGTCACCAGCAGGCCCGGTCAGGACGGAGTTGTAAACGCCGTTCTCCTTAAGGAGGAGAACGCCTGA